The following are from one region of the Streptomyces decoyicus genome:
- the pstB gene encoding phosphate ABC transporter ATP-binding protein PstB, whose protein sequence is MAKRIDVSGLSAYYGSHKAIDDISMTVEPRSVTAFIGPSGCGKSTFLRTLNRMHEVTPGGRVEGKVMLDDENLYGSGVDPVAVRRTVGMVFQRPNPFPTMSIFDNVAAGLRLNGSYKKSELKDVVEKSLKGANLWNEVKDRLNKPGSGLSGGQQQRLCIARAIAVEPQVLLMDEPCSALDPISTLAIEDLIGELKERFTIVIVTHNMQQAARVSDRTAFFNLAAVGQPGKLVEIDETERIFSNPSVQATEDYISGRFG, encoded by the coding sequence ATGGCCAAGCGAATCGACGTCAGCGGCCTCTCCGCGTACTACGGCAGCCACAAGGCCATCGACGACATCTCGATGACCGTCGAACCGCGCTCCGTGACGGCCTTCATCGGCCCGTCCGGCTGCGGCAAGTCGACCTTCCTGCGCACCCTGAACCGTATGCACGAGGTCACCCCCGGCGGCCGTGTCGAGGGCAAGGTGATGCTGGACGACGAGAACCTCTACGGCTCCGGGGTCGACCCGGTCGCCGTCCGCCGCACCGTCGGCATGGTCTTCCAGCGCCCCAACCCGTTCCCCACGATGTCGATCTTCGACAATGTCGCGGCCGGTCTGCGGCTGAACGGCTCGTACAAGAAGAGCGAGCTCAAGGACGTCGTCGAGAAGTCCCTCAAGGGCGCCAACCTCTGGAACGAGGTCAAGGACCGGCTGAACAAGCCCGGCTCCGGCCTCTCCGGCGGCCAGCAGCAGCGGCTGTGCATCGCCCGCGCCATAGCGGTCGAGCCGCAGGTGCTGCTGATGGACGAACCGTGCTCGGCGCTCGACCCGATCTCCACCCTCGCCATCGAGGACCTGATCGGCGAGCTCAAGGAGCGCTTCACGATCGTCATCGTGACGCACAACATGCAGCAGGCCGCGCGCGTCTCGGACCGTACGGCCTTCTTCAACCTCGCGGCCGTCGGGCAGCCCGGCAAGCTGGTCGAGATCGACGAGACCGAGCGGATCTTCTCCAACCCCTCGGTCCAGGCCACGGAGGACTACATCTCCGGCCGCTTCGGCTGA
- the pstA gene encoding phosphate ABC transporter permease PstA, with translation MSITTDRPAVSNGGSPLPVSLQQARLPRWTPPVLALVAAGAGCGIGLGAGLDSTVQWGLIAALLFVFGTFALAAVVEGARQAKDRLATSLVWICFLIAVIPLASLLWETVARGTKVLDGYFLSHSMGTTPDALPGGGIYHAIIGTLEQVGLATLIAAPIGLLTAIYLVEYGRGKLARAVTFFVDVMTGIPSIVAGLFILSVWILILGFGPSGFAGSMALAILMMPVVVRSTEEMLKLVPNELREASLALGVPKWRTILKVVLPTSIGGITTGVMLSIARITGETAPVLLLVWGAKTINNNPFEDAQQSLPLYVFQQWQQGSEASYDRAWAAALVLIAFVMILNLVARGIARWKAPKTGR, from the coding sequence ATGAGCATCACGACCGACCGCCCCGCGGTCTCGAACGGCGGCAGCCCGCTTCCGGTCTCCCTCCAGCAGGCCCGGCTCCCCCGCTGGACCCCGCCGGTCCTCGCGCTGGTCGCGGCCGGCGCCGGGTGCGGCATCGGACTGGGCGCCGGCCTGGACAGCACCGTCCAGTGGGGCCTGATCGCCGCCCTGCTCTTCGTCTTCGGCACATTCGCGCTGGCCGCGGTCGTGGAGGGCGCCCGACAGGCCAAGGACCGGCTGGCCACCAGCCTGGTCTGGATCTGCTTCCTGATCGCCGTCATCCCGCTGGCCTCCCTCCTGTGGGAGACCGTCGCCCGCGGCACCAAGGTCCTGGACGGCTACTTCCTGTCCCACTCGATGGGCACCACCCCGGACGCGCTGCCCGGCGGCGGCATCTACCACGCGATCATCGGCACCCTGGAGCAGGTCGGCCTGGCCACCCTGATCGCCGCGCCGATCGGTCTGCTCACCGCGATCTACCTCGTCGAATACGGACGCGGCAAGCTCGCCCGCGCCGTCACCTTCTTCGTGGACGTCATGACCGGCATCCCGTCGATCGTGGCAGGCCTGTTCATCCTCTCCGTATGGATCCTGATCCTCGGCTTCGGCCCGTCCGGCTTCGCCGGCTCGATGGCCCTGGCGATCCTGATGATGCCGGTCGTCGTCCGCTCCACCGAGGAGATGCTCAAGCTCGTCCCGAACGAGCTGCGCGAGGCGTCCCTGGCCCTCGGCGTGCCCAAGTGGCGCACCATCCTCAAGGTCGTCCTGCCGACGTCGATCGGCGGCATCACCACCGGTGTGATGCTCTCCATCGCCCGTATCACCGGTGAGACGGCGCCCGTGCTGCTCCTGGTGTGGGGCGCGAAGACGATCAACAACAACCCGTTCGAAGATGCCCAGCAGTCACTTCCGCTCTACGTTTTCCAACAGTGGCAACAGGGTTCCGAGGCCTCCTACGACCGCGCATGGGCCGCGGCGCTGGTCCTCATCGCCTTCGTCATGATCCTCAACCTGGTGGCCCGCGGCATCGCCCGCTGGAAGGCCCCCAAGACCGGCCGCTGA
- the pstC gene encoding phosphate ABC transporter permease subunit PstC, whose protein sequence is MNTTPSTSATPLPPEDDGRSAVSGKAVRPGDRIFLGLSRGSGIAVLVIMAAIAVFLTYRSVLAISGDKANFFTTLDWNASGLEPKFGIAVLAFGTVVSSVVAMVIAVPVAVGIALFISHYAPRRLSSPLGYVIDLLAAVPSIIYGLWGALFLVPHLTGLYTWLDDYLGWTGIFEYGGGAARSLFTVGILLAIMILPIVTSVSREVFLQVPKMHEEAALALGATRWEVIRMSVLPFGRSGVISASMLGLGRALGETMAVATVLSPSFLINTSLLDPGGGTFAQNIASKFSEADEFGQDALIASGLVLFVITLLVNGAARLIIARRKEYSGAAA, encoded by the coding sequence ATGAACACAACTCCCTCGACATCCGCCACACCGCTTCCGCCAGAGGACGACGGCCGCTCCGCCGTCTCCGGCAAGGCGGTCCGCCCCGGCGACCGGATCTTCCTCGGGCTCTCCCGGGGCTCCGGTATCGCCGTCCTGGTGATCATGGCCGCCATCGCGGTCTTCCTCACCTACCGCTCCGTGCTCGCCATCTCCGGCGACAAGGCCAACTTCTTCACCACGCTGGACTGGAACGCCAGCGGGCTGGAGCCCAAGTTCGGCATCGCGGTGCTCGCCTTCGGCACCGTCGTCAGCTCGGTGGTCGCGATGGTCATAGCGGTCCCGGTCGCGGTCGGCATCGCCCTGTTCATCTCGCACTACGCGCCGCGCAGGCTGTCCTCGCCGCTCGGCTACGTCATCGACCTGCTCGCCGCGGTGCCCAGCATCATCTACGGCCTGTGGGGCGCGCTGTTCCTCGTCCCGCATCTGACCGGCCTCTACACCTGGCTGGACGACTACCTCGGCTGGACCGGCATCTTCGAATACGGCGGCGGGGCGGCCCGTTCGCTGTTCACCGTCGGCATCCTGCTCGCGATCATGATCCTGCCGATCGTGACCAGCGTCAGCCGCGAGGTGTTCCTCCAGGTCCCGAAGATGCACGAGGAGGCCGCGCTCGCGCTCGGCGCCACCCGCTGGGAAGTCATCCGGATGTCGGTGCTCCCCTTCGGCCGCTCCGGGGTCATCAGCGCCTCCATGCTGGGCCTGGGCCGCGCCCTCGGCGAGACGATGGCCGTCGCCACGGTCCTCTCGCCCAGCTTCCTCATCAACACCAGCCTGCTGGACCCGGGCGGCGGCACGTTCGCCCAGAACATCGCCAGCAAGTTCAGCGAGGCCGACGAATTCGGCCAGGACGCCCTGATCGCCTCCGGCCTCGTCCTCTTCGTGATCACGCTGCTCGTCAACGGCGCGGCCCGCCTGATCATCGCCCGCCGCAAGGAGTACTCGGGAGCCGCTGCATGA
- the pstS gene encoding phosphate ABC transporter substrate-binding protein PstS → MKLQRKNRVRALAVGALAVSGALALTACGSDDTSGGGGAAAKTSNIKCEGKGKLLASGSSAQKNAMDVWVQAYSGACKDTEINYQPTGSGAGVTTFLQGQTAFAGSDSPLKPDEVTKSKQVCKGGRAIDLPMVGGPIAVGYNVPGVDNLVLDAPTLSKIFNSEIKKWNDPAIKQLNPGAKLPDLKIQPFHRSDDSGTTDNFTKYLKAAGDWKHEPAKKWEGEGGQAASGSAGVSSQVKQTSGAISYFELSYATAGKVPTAKLNTGAKAPVDATVDNASKAISEATQVGKGNDLALKLNYTTKAEGAYPITLVTNEIACDKGNKPATLAATKSFLTYISSKDGQSALKELGYAPLPTEIADKVRKTVATLS, encoded by the coding sequence GTGAAGCTTCAGCGCAAGAACCGGGTTCGCGCCCTCGCCGTTGGCGCTCTCGCCGTCTCCGGTGCCCTGGCCCTGACGGCGTGCGGCTCCGATGACACCTCCGGCGGCGGAGGTGCCGCCGCCAAGACGTCGAACATCAAGTGCGAGGGCAAGGGCAAGCTGCTCGCGTCCGGCTCGTCCGCGCAGAAGAACGCCATGGACGTCTGGGTGCAGGCCTACTCGGGCGCCTGCAAGGACACCGAGATCAACTACCAGCCGACGGGCTCCGGCGCCGGCGTCACCACCTTCCTCCAGGGCCAGACCGCCTTCGCGGGCTCCGACTCCCCCCTCAAGCCCGACGAGGTCACGAAGTCGAAGCAGGTCTGCAAGGGCGGCCGGGCGATCGACCTGCCGATGGTCGGCGGCCCGATCGCGGTCGGCTACAACGTCCCCGGCGTCGACAACCTCGTGCTGGACGCCCCGACCCTGTCGAAGATCTTCAACTCGGAGATCAAGAAGTGGAACGACCCCGCGATCAAGCAGCTGAACCCGGGCGCCAAGCTCCCGGACCTCAAGATCCAGCCGTTCCACCGCTCCGACGACTCGGGCACCACCGACAACTTCACCAAGTACCTCAAGGCCGCCGGTGACTGGAAGCACGAGCCGGCGAAGAAGTGGGAAGGCGAGGGCGGCCAGGCGGCCTCGGGCTCGGCCGGCGTCTCCTCGCAGGTCAAGCAGACCAGCGGTGCGATCTCCTACTTCGAGCTGTCGTACGCGACGGCCGGCAAGGTCCCGACGGCCAAGCTGAACACCGGCGCCAAGGCCCCGGTCGACGCCACCGTCGACAACGCCTCCAAGGCGATCTCCGAGGCCACGCAGGTCGGCAAGGGCAACGACCTGGCCCTGAAGCTCAACTACACCACCAAGGCCGAGGGCGCCTACCCGATCACCCTGGTGACCAACGAGATCGCCTGCGACAAGGGCAACAAGCCCGCGACGCTGGCCGCCACCAAGTCCTTCCTGACCTACATCTCCAGCAAGGACGGCCAGAGCGCCCTGAAGGAGCTCGGCTACGCCCCGCTGCCCACCGAGATCGCCGACAAGGTCCGCAAGACCGTCGCGACGCTCTCCTGA
- a CDS encoding C40 family peptidase, translating to MACTAVVLCAMGLLGGTATAAYADDPKNPSADTGRGADVAAASDADARRLDDVRKKIDALYRKAEQATDAYNAAKEQVGLQQKEIVKLARSIDTTQHRLAALKRQAGALASAQYRGGGLPAEAKLMLNAAPEGFLDNATLARKAQHAAKRVIGQLSRLEGDLETYSDAATDRWEKLEANRKKKESARRDIKKKIEAAKKLESRLADKEKDRLKKLEDELAFKQQQKWLDSGVLKDISNKASAPGKKAISYATAQIGKDYVWGAEGPDTFDCSGLTLRAWQAGDRTIPRTSQEQWRQLPRVALKDMRPGDLIIYFSDASHVGMYLGNGAIVHAPRPGRQVTITGAGSMPILGVVRPDGER from the coding sequence GTGGCGTGCACCGCTGTCGTCCTGTGCGCGATGGGGTTGCTCGGCGGTACGGCGACCGCCGCCTACGCCGATGACCCGAAGAATCCGTCCGCGGACACGGGGCGGGGCGCCGATGTGGCAGCGGCCTCGGACGCCGACGCCCGGCGTCTCGACGACGTACGCAAGAAGATCGATGCCCTTTACCGTAAGGCGGAGCAGGCCACCGATGCCTACAACGCCGCCAAGGAACAGGTCGGGCTCCAGCAGAAGGAGATCGTCAAGCTGGCGCGCAGCATCGACACCACCCAGCACCGGCTGGCCGCCCTCAAGCGGCAGGCGGGCGCGCTGGCCAGTGCCCAGTACCGCGGCGGCGGGCTGCCCGCCGAGGCGAAGCTGATGCTCAACGCCGCTCCGGAGGGCTTTCTCGACAACGCCACCCTGGCCCGCAAGGCGCAGCACGCCGCCAAGCGGGTGATCGGCCAACTTTCCCGTCTCGAGGGTGACTTGGAGACGTATTCGGACGCCGCCACGGACCGCTGGGAGAAGCTGGAGGCGAACCGCAAGAAGAAGGAAAGCGCCCGGCGGGACATCAAGAAAAAGATTGAAGCGGCAAAGAAGCTGGAATCCCGGCTGGCCGACAAGGAAAAGGACCGGCTGAAGAAGCTGGAGGACGAGCTGGCCTTCAAGCAGCAGCAGAAGTGGCTGGACTCCGGCGTACTGAAAGACATCAGCAACAAGGCGTCGGCCCCCGGCAAGAAGGCGATTTCGTACGCCACCGCGCAGATCGGCAAGGATTATGTGTGGGGTGCGGAAGGTCCTGACACCTTCGACTGCTCCGGGCTGACCCTGCGGGCGTGGCAGGCCGGTGACCGGACCATCCCGCGGACCTCACAGGAGCAGTGGCGACAGCTGCCCCGGGTGGCCCTCAAGGACATGCGGCCGGGCGACCTGATCATTTACTTCTCGGATGCCAGCCATGTCGGCATGTATCTCGGTAATGGCGCGATTGTGCATGCGCCGCGGCCCGGCCGGCAGGTCACGATCACCGGCGCCGGATCGATGCCGATCCTCGGCGTCGTCCGCCCCGACGGTGAGCGCTGA